From the Capra hircus breed San Clemente chromosome 14, ASM170441v1, whole genome shotgun sequence genome, the window TTAAAGTAATGCTTTTAATTTGGGGGACTATCCACGTTAATGTTCTTTCCTTATAATTAGGTTTCCTAATATAAAATTCTTGTGTATATTAGGACGTTCTTGGTTTGGTTTAGAGCTAGAAGGACGTTTTTTCCTATATTCTGGATTTCAGATTCCTGAACTTATTCAtggcaaaacttttttttttggtatttaaaaCTGCTTTGTGGGTTTATATTCTATCAGTAGGCATGAGACAGGATGTAAAGGTTGGTAATTCTGTGTAGTTAGACCTCAATATGTGTTCACTTACCAActctgtgactttgagcaaattacCTAACCTCTCTATGCCTCGGTTTCCTTGCTTTTAATATAAAGatgataatatatatacatacatatatatatatggatgatAACAGCACCTCCCTCACAAGGCTAAATTCCTCAGTTTTAGGAATGTGCCCATTAAAAGATGAGTGCTCAAGAAATACTAGTTTTGTATTATCAAAAGTTTATTTAGCAAGAGCGAGCATCCTGTGGAGGTGTCAAAGGTCGAGACATCTCTCTTGTGGCTCTGACTGTGCGCAGAAAGTAGACCCCAGTGCCTGCACTGCTGGGAGCAGGGCTTTAAGAAAATCTCCTGGAGCccattttactttttctctctcaaCCTTTAAGGTCACtggactgaaataaaaataaattgcaacAATTATCCTACAAAGAGAAACTACTCAGAATGGCAAAATATGCAAACGTTTCAAAAAATGATAAACACAGGTTAACTTTAAGGAAAGAATATattcaccagagaaggcaatggcaccccactccattactcttgcctggacaatcccatggatggaggagcctgatgggctgcagtccatggggtcgctgagggttggacacgactgagcgacttcactttcacttttcactttcatgcattggagaaggaagtggcaccccactccagtgttcttgcctggagaatcccggggaccagggagcctggtgggctgccgtctatggggtcgcacagagttggacacgactgaagtgacttagcagtatatTCACCCGGATGCTCTCATTACTCTGCAGACTCTGTCCTTGCCTCTGCTGTGGAGGAAAGCAGCATGTggatgagagggtaacaggcaggaaggccaggggtctccaaatggagggaatagcctgcaagtgtcagacattttctctctcttaggcggcaggaggaaacaaactagggatattttttccttctctatacaaatttaaaaggaggtttctcttaaaattctgtgttgtcaTAATGATACCTGGTTTCACCtaaagttaaccaatgcctttttcttatggaaatgtttattttaagctatgctaatgtactatgcatttaccccaaactctgtcttcaagtcggttccggttccgccttttgggctcagagcctacttgataaaccagtatgttatactcagatattgttcctctaatctatgtaaatgaaactatttgtatggtgctctgcccttcttcaagatgcaagttaatccttttatggcccaagatgaaccatttggagccaagattatcccaaaatacatcctatgggtgaggggcctggtgccattctaagttctgagacattcctttcttttattagcagactgctggtgactgtataacatccagctaaagactagcagggggtactctttctgctcccttctgatgcctatgtgagaagctttctctgtctcctttatactttaataaaactttattacacaaaagctctgagcgatcaagcgtcgtctctggccccagattgaattcttctcctccgggggccaagaatccctgcgtcgtaattcaacaacaacctttcagtggAGTCGAAAAGTGTGCTCGATTTCTGCTTTGTTCTGCTGtttctgcagttttttttttttttttttaatgagatttgTGTGATGATGCAGTTTACAGGTCTGTCCGTTTTCATTGCTGTTGAAAGCATACACCTggtgacttccctggcggtccagtggttaagacgctgcttccaatgcagggggcatgggtgcCGTCCCTgcctggttaaggaactaagatccttcctGCCAGgctgtacagccaaaaaaaaaaaaaaaaaaaaaaaacacctggtgTGCTGAGTTGTTCCCTCTGGTTAGGCTTCTAGTTTTTTCTAGGAACTTTCACATAGCATTCTATGAAAACTTTTCGGCTTCCTCTTGTCTTTCTCCCCTTGGTTTTTTCTTCCAGTCCCGCCACTGCTCCTTTATGTGGCTGGTGGGATGGGTGTGCAGTGGAGTCTCTGACCAGAACAACCTCAGTGGCCCCTccctgggaggtgggtgggagtgTCAGCCCTCTCCTCCCCATCTCTGCCCCAGGCCAGGGAGGTGGAGCCAGCTCACCTCCCTCTTTCAGGATCCTCCGCCTCAGGCCCTTCCCTGGAACACCCCAGAAGTTGCATCTCTGGGTCGGACCCCTCAAAGTACTATGGAGGAAGCAAGTCCTTTTGGCTTCTAAGGCTGGCCCCGGAAGTCTGGACAGGTGACAGCCCTGCCTAGGAGTCTCAATATTCTCTTTTGAGGAGAAAGCCAGAGTCTCGTGGTTTCTGTGTTTGACTGTGATTGATGAAAAGAATGCTAATGAAGTACCCAATAAAAGCAGTTAAGTCAGAGAGCTAAGACTGCAGACAGGGCTGGAATTACTCAGCTGCTCTCtaatggggtgaggtggggggtggagggaaggCAATCAATTTAATGTGGTTTATTCCCTCAGAAGACACTGAGACCTGATCCTACAAGGGGTGGGTGAGCAAACCTCCCATCTGGCCCCCCTCTGGTTCCCACTTGACTCAGTTCCCCTGATATTCTGCTGATTCTCAGATGTGAGTTCCTGCATCTGTCCTTTAAGCCTGCCAGCCTGCTCTCTTCCCTGATAACAGGTGCCTGATAATGGGCacccagccctccaggttcccACATTTCCCAGCAGCCAGAAAGTTGGACGGGAGGCCTTCACGCTCCCAGGTGCGTTTTAGATCTATCCAGGAGCGcccccctcaccaccacccccgccACTTTGGTGTCCTGATACCGGTTACATAACCACCACAGTCCCGAGCTCTGACATCACCCGCTGAAGATTCTCACCAGCCTGGACAGCCAAGGGGACCTATGTGTGGCCCGGGATGATGGCGGGGGAATGAGCCTAACGGAAGAGCCAGGCACCGGTaagggcagggggcacaggtcaGAGTACAGCATGGTAACTGGTGGTGACCCAGAGAGGAAGGCGGAAGGATTTGGGTTTTTTAATTCCCCGAGTTCCCACAAGATTTCACTGTTGCCCCACGTTTCCCCTCCACCCTACATAGGGAATTTCTGATTAACTTCCTCAAAACTCGAAGTGCCAGAGGGCCTAACTTCCTCTTCACCCCACTTCTCCACCCTCAGAAGCAGCCTCTTGAGGGAGGCGCTCTCTTCTCCCTCACGTGTCCTGTCATGTGTCCTCCACTGCTAGTGTCCAGCTCCCAATTCCTGGCCTGTGGGGCGCTCAGGTCTCTTGGCGACGGCTCAGACTttccccaccagcctcctcccttcccatttttatttctccagtCACCACCCCGCCTTGGATGGTCTACTCTCTCAGCTTTCTCCACTACCTCATtcctgcctctccctctcccagagcagACAGAAGACGAGGGGATGAGAAGCAGTGTCAGGGAAGCAGGGGCGAGAGGAGGCGAGGAAGGGCAGTGCAGACAGGAGGCGCACGGCACCCGCGGTTCTCCCCTGCTTCTGGGGATTCTGAGTGGGAGGCGGAGGGCCGCCCACTGAGGGAGCTGCGGTGGGGCGTCCAACTGGGAATCTCGCAGGGGAGGAAGACGTGCAGACCCTGGGACCTCCGCGCACCGCACTCGGGACAGCCGCCTTCGCGACCGCAGCACTTCCGCGAGTCGCCCCCCAAGGGGCGGGGCGAAACAGGTGCGGTTGCCACGGCACCCCGGcctgggcgggggctggggggggggaaCTGCAACGGAACTAGCGGCGCTCGCGAGATTTGCAATCGGCCAataagaggagggggaggggaggacgtGGCGCGGGGCGCGCGGGCGgggctcctccttccctctcccagttCCCCGCGGCCCCCAGTGGCGGCGGCGCGCGCGCTCAAACGCGCGGCCGGGCCTTCTGAAGAGCGCACGGCTAGGCGCGCGTTCCACTGTGCAGAAGGGCACTCGGCCGGCCGTGCCGTGCGCCTGCGCAGTGCGGGCCgcttcccgccccccccccccccgccccctcagcCGGCCCGCCGGGCCCAGCCTCGGCTCCGCGTCCTGGCTCGGCTCTCAGCCGCCCCTTTACCCTGCAGCAGCCAGCCCGGTGTCCAGCAGCATGTTCAGCTGGGCCAGCAAGGATGCCCGCCGCAAGAAGGAGCCGGAGCTCTTCCAGACGGTGTCCGAGGGGCTGCGGCAGCTGTACGCGCAGAAGCTGCTGCCCCTGGAGGAGC encodes:
- the LOC108637540 gene encoding sarcalumenin-like; translated protein: MVYSLSFLHYLIPASPSPRADRRRGDEKQCQGSRGERRRGRAVQTGGARHPRFSPASGDSEWEAEGRPLRELRWGVQLGISQGRKTCRPWDLRAPHSGQPPSRPQHFRESPPKGRGETAASPVSSSMFSWASKDARRKKEPELFQTVSEGLRQLYAQKLLPLEEHCRFHEFHSAALEDADFDNKPMVLLVGQYSTGKTTFIQHLMEPGLPGDAHRARAHDRGHARPHQGRGARQRARRPPGPSASSTPSATPSSTGLRSTWPVPMAMQWWSLCSWRENASLTSVTMKTGQR